A window of the Apostichopus japonicus isolate 1M-3 chromosome 8, ASM3797524v1, whole genome shotgun sequence genome harbors these coding sequences:
- the LOC139971628 gene encoding spermatogenesis-associated protein 17-like isoform X1, translating to MASHIRLQGRLNEIMTTVFQRNSVAEEKRSAENQAAVTIQAWFRAVRVQNYICHLHQSATLIQKHWRGHQGRRVYRILIRNLVFVMRHNYFNAMATKIQKMWRGFYVRKYVFDYYSRKQYLEGLIVKNEIIRREIKESREQKDADSLRKMELEAQRKLEDYAAKHRYLLSTEVVPGIYNSPFKPYPDEMEFVLRKVKPHPPEKAKPKRDNRSGKIIADSPPLPLTEPLPPIGQKLQGPFRAPGEVQMQRFKPFQPTLRVATSYTATEEARAAMKAKEWVMRVNDNIFEPFSQRDRKYEPLLHTTSNYGHLQYGTRFFRETAESKNISHEVSSLDVWNMFELRLVELYFDLELASVENCAET from the exons ATGGCATCTCACATTCGATTACAAGGACGACTGAATGAAATTATGACAACAGTTTTTCAAAGAAACAG CGTGGCAGAGGAGAAGAGGTCTGCAGAAAACCAGGCGGCAGTCACAATCCAAGCATGGTTCCGAGCAGTCAGAGTACAGAATTATATTTGTCATCTCCATCAGTCTGCAACGCTGATCCAGAAGCACTGGAGAGGTCATCAGGGAAGACGTGTGTACAGAATCCTCATTAGAAACTTAGTCTTTGTCATGAGACACAATTATTTCAATGCAATGGCAACCAAG aTTCAGAAAATGTGGAGAGGCTTCTATGTAAGGAAATATGTATTCGACTATTATAGCAGAAAACAATACCTTGAGGGACTGAtagtgaaaaatgaaattataag GAGAGAAATTAAAGAATCAAGAGAGCAAAAGGATGCAGACAGCTTGAGAAAAATGGAGCTAGAGGCCCAGAGAAAGCTTGAAGACTATGCAGCAAAACACCGGTACCTTCTCAGCACAGAAGTG GTTCCAGGCATCTACAATTCTCCATTTAAGCCATATCCTGATGAAATGGAGTTCGTACTCAGGAAAGTAAAGCCCCATCCACCAGAGAAAGCCAAACCCAAAAGAGACAACAGATCTGGAAAGATCATTGCTGATAGTCCTCCATTACCACTGACAGAGCCTTTACCACCAATTGGTCAAAAACTGCAG GGTCCATTTCGTGCTCCAGGAGAAGTTCAAATGCAAAGGTTCAAACCTTTCCAACCAACTCTGAGGGTAGCAACTTCCTATACTGCAACAGAAGAGGCTAGGGCTGCCATGAAAGCCAAAGAGTGGGTGATGAGGGTGAATGATAACAT ATTTGAACCATTCTCACAGAGAGACAGAAAGTATGAGCCTCTTCTTCACACAACCTCCAATTATGGCCATCTACAGTACGGTACAAGATTTTTCAGAGAAACAGCTGAGTCCAAAAACATCAGCCATGAGGTGAGTTCTCTCGATGTCTGGAATATGTTTGAATTAAGGCTGGTAGAACTATACTTCGACCTTGAACTGGCATCTGTAGAAAACTGTGCAGAAACTTAG
- the LOC139971625 gene encoding uncharacterized protein, whose translation MKITRKQGYYFYVIFGLTTLCAFGVYHCEGKHPQAYPMQQIYPQDTNHGVNQGRARRQTEAECRDIFRDPHATIQSPGYPGSVEDDIFCQWLVITNEEPVTLTFNFKDPNICPNKTNGWIFRDGPDPRGVRLLPDCHQQIPTVKAMSNAISIIFNSSSWDSQTAFKINVSRGEILTSHDETLQSSSKNVVTSSVPTTHDFPVFTISEVRRGPPALEHGRSDVGNFPSEHEEEVTEDSGFLQCFFQETSPSGKISSPDYPEKVEGPMCTWAITAFSSEIINIIFSDIDMGGRRTRTGACDQKYSHLKITTFDRNFNKMEHYYCSRESGVIEHTSHENLWVDFRSNFGFSRFASQYTSTSETMVTEDSTPDGGSEVTGSDSLDPVCNLVLHDSMGVIQTPNFPRPYGQNVFCVWTILTFPGRLIRLQFNDFDIDGPITGDGKCDISMAYKYSFVKISYYAVNGSLIDETFCGPDNPDVIISNSNRLSIYFQSGHSIGRGFEATYRSFTEQELQGFGRSFGNFDSYADCVIFMNETSGDITYNLLMNETCSWIIQPKEMGIIILTIQSLSFRSIADETNCVSSSPPIKIEGLGHLSGDPVTWSVCQNVSDNFMSFQSLSQLNITLNLTVWEILNFAAYYDLGEEIEGVTDRIGTSEVVPITMSTQMMVPSKTSPEEPTETSTVSLSSEKTSTCNETYQATDGWINVQGYPQELNTACIWTLVSSDISWLWLSFLEFGFEPVGNKPCGLSGNYLTILQTNHTFQTRAVNPTRYGTYCGSVNPGQLFLFAKEVRLVLRDFDSIYRGFKAFYSWESSRPTETIANLLKDGDTTTIYDLSTAGRDLSADDDDDDEDDDDDDTALKMKSSTSLYKTLKTDFSAPTTIANLLKDGDTTTIYDLSTAGRDLSADDDDDDDDDDDDDDTALKMKSSTSRYTTLKTDVSAPTTISTIAHEIYQAQEASTTFNTVTQSKDAVARYASSSTYDADKSTQMSTRRTIDEEESTTLPSITDNLPRSSTSNVEKGKYGIPDSEAVTNAMLRTEIYTEIIDEDELLEHHLTPERSVMDSSTPLYDTRGLDDISPSCEYRITGSTHVGKILSPGHPLSTPPNSKCIWILPFERVINLKILFTEFQLSYDVTEGESCEQQPSLLRITSWSEQNEELERYSFCAENYPSVIAMQGKTFIFQFWSGPKQEETNRFQLVYFTKRSFYRGFIGGFDNSSVTPNVTLTTIQQSDVTESKTQEIHPPESDNAIPDVVGTLPPIGVSPTHPHVTDPRAFPESESRFRLTIFVCTGVALVLLTILLVLLILCVRNRSRSSALSLGPEFPAPGDYWSNYRQWAGTDFPASVKPYYDAGQPSTSMHPGHMRPVGQERLV comes from the exons ATGAAGATTACTCGAAAACAAGGATACTATTTCTACGTTATTTTCGGGTTAACAACTCTTTGTGCATTCGGGGTGTATCATTGTGAAGGCAAACATCCACAGGCCTACCCAATGCAACAG ATATACCCACAAGATACCAACCATGGAGTGAATCAAGGACGAGCAAGGAGACAGACAGAGGCTG AATGCAGGGACATTTTCAGGGATCCTCATGCCACCATCCAGTCACCGGGCTATCCTGGCAGTGTGGAAGATGACATATTTTGTCAATGGTTAGTGATCACCAACGAGGAACCAGTCACCCTTACATTTAACTTTAAGGACCCAAACATTTGTCCAAACAAGACAAATGGATGGATCTTCCGTGATGGTCCGGATCCGCGTGGCGTAAGACTTCTTCCTGATTGTCATCAACAGATCCCAACAGTAAAAGCCATGTCCAATGCAATCTCCATTATCTTCAACTCTTCTTCCTGGGACTCTCAAACagcatttaaaataaatgtaagcCGAGGTGAAATCCTGACTTCACACGACGAAACTCTCCAAAGTTCATCGAAAAATGTGGTAACCTCTTCAGTGCCAACCACGCACGATTTTCCGGTTTTTACTATATCGGAAGTCCGCAGAGGACCACCTGCCCTAGAGCACGGTCGAAGTGACGTTGGCAACTTCCCATCGGAACATGAAGAGGAGGTAACTGAAGACAGTGGATTTCTGCAGTGTTTCTTTCAGGAGACTAGTCCATCAGGTAAAATATCTTCCCCTGACTACCCCGAAAAAGTGGAGGGTCCAATGTGCACTTGGGCAATCACTGCATTTAGTTCTGAGATCATCAACATAATTTTCTCTGATATTGACATGGGTGGCCGGAGGACCCGGACTGGCGCCTGCGACCAAAAATACTCGCACTTAAAAATAACAacttttgaccgaaattttaacaaaatggaACATTACTATTGTAGCCGAGAATCTGGCGTTATTGAGCATACCTCGCATGAGAATCTTTGGGTCGACTTTAGAAGTAATTTCGGATTCAGCCGTTTCGCATCGCAATATACATCAACATCTGAAACTATGGTTACTGAAGATAGCACCCCAGACGGAGGTAGTGAGGTCACTGGGAGCGACTCTTTAGATCCAGTTTGTAACCTCGTTCTCCATGACTCCATGGGGGTTATTCAAACACCCAATTTCCCACGTCCTTATGGGCAAAACGTATTTTGTGTATGGACAATATTAACATTCCCTGGTCGTTTGATTAGACTACAGTTCAATGACTTTGATATCGACGGTCCGATTACGGGCGATGGTAAATGTGACATTAGCATggcttataaatattcattcgTGAAGATATCTTATTATGCAGTCAATGGTTCGCTGATTGACGAAACGTTTTGTGGGCCTGATAATCCAGATGTAATTATCTCTAATTCTAATCGGTTAAGCATTTATTTTCAAAGTGGACACAGTATTGGTAGAGGTTTCGAAGCAACGTACAGGTCCTTTACAGAGCAAGAATTGCAAGGGTTCGGTCGTTCCTTTGGTAATTTCGACTCTTATGCCGATTGCGTTATCTTCATGAACGAAACGTCAGGTGATATTACGTATAATTTATTAATGAACGAAACTTGCTCATGGATTATTCAACCGAAGGAAATGGGGATCATTATTCTCACCATTCAATCTCTGTCGTTTAGAAGCATCGCTGACGAAACTAATTGTGTAAGTAGTTCTCCTCCGATCAAAATTGAAGGTCTTGGACATCTAAGCGGAGACCCAGTCACCTGGTCTGTCTGTCAAAATGTCTCCGATAACTTTATGAGCTTTCAGTCACTTTCACAGCTGAATATAACGTTAAACCTTACTGTATGGGAAATTCTTAACTTTGCCGCGTATTACGATCTAGGAGAAGAAATCGAAGGCGTAACTGATAGGATAGGAACTTCAGAGGTCGTACCTATTACAATGTCAACACAAATGATGGTACCCTCCAAAACAAGCCCAGAAGAGCCAACAGAAACGTCAACAGTTTCGCTAAGTTCTGAGAAAACCTCGACTTGCAACGAAACTTATCAGGCAACTGATGGATGGATAAATGTGCAAGGATATCCACAAGAATTAAATACAGCTTGTATTTGGACTTTGGTATCGTCTGATATCAGTTGGCTTTGGCTGTCGTTTTTAGAGTTTGGTTTCGAGCCAGTGGGAAACAAACCTTGCGGTCTCAGTGGGAACtatttgaccattttacaaacGAACCACACCTTTCAGACACGTGCAGTAAACCCTACTCGATACGGAACATATTGCGGGTCAGTGAATCCTGGTCAACTCTTTCTTTTCGCAAAAGAAGTGAGGCTTGTTCTCCGAGATTTTGATTCAATCTACCGAGGTTTCAAAGCATTCTATTCTTGGGAGAGCTCTCGGCCGACGGAGACTATTGCAAACTTGTTAAAGGACGGAGACACAACGACCATATACGACTTGTCAACAGCAGGAAGAGATCTCTCCgccgatgatgatgatgacgacgaagacgatgatgatgatgataccgCCTTAAAGATGAAGAGTTCGACTTCTCTATATAAAACGTTAAAAACCGATTTTTCAGCGCCCACGACGATTGCAAACTTGTTAAAGGACGGAGACACAACGACCATATACGACTTGTCGACAGCAGGAAGAGATCTCTCCgccgatgatgatgatgatgatgacgacgacgatgatgatgatgataccgCCTTAAAGATGAAGAGTTCGACTTCTCGATATACAACGTTAAAAACCGATGTTTCAGCGCCCACGACGATATCAACAATTGCCCATGAAATATACCAAGCACAAGAAGCATCGACTACCTTTAATACTGTTACACAAAGTAAGGATGCTGTAGCTCGTTATGCCTCCAGCTCTACATACGATGCAGACAAATCGACTCAAATGTCGACCCGCCGAACTATCGATGAAGAAGAGTCTACTACGTTACCCTCCATCACCGATAATCTACCGAGGAGCTCGACAAGTAACGTGGAGAAGGGAAAGTATGGCATCCCTGATTCTGAAGCTGTTACTAACGCCATGCTAAGAACTGAAATATACACCGAGATCATAGATGAAGACGAATTGCTAGAGCATCACTTAACACCGGAGAGGTCTGTTATGGATTCGTCGACACCATTGTATGATACGCGGGGTCTCGATGATATATCACCTTCGTGTGAGTACAGAATAACGGGTAGCACCCATGTAGGAAAAATACTCTCACCGGGACACCCTTTATCCACTCCACCTAATTCCAAATGTATTTGGATTTTACCATTCGAACGCGTAATTAATCTTAAGATATTGTTTACGGAATTCCAGTTATCCTATGATGTTACGGAAGGAGAATCATGTGAGCAGCAACCATCGCTTTTGCGAATCACTTCGTGGTCTGAGCAAAATGAAGAATTGGAAAGGTACTCTTTCTGTGCAGAGAACTATCCGAGCGTTATTGCCATGCAAGggaaaacatttatatttcaattttggtCCGGTCCAAAGCAAGAGGAAACTAATCGCTTTCAGTTGGTTTATTTTACCAAAAGGTCGTTTTATAGAGGTTTCATCGGCGGCTTTGATAACTCTTCTGTTACACCAAACGTAACTCTTACTACCATTCAGCAATCGGATGTTACTGAGAGTAAGACACAAGAAATACATCCGCCAGAGAGTGACAATGCCATTCCCGATGTTGTGGGAACATTACCCCCCATTGGCGTGTCGCCAACACACCCACACGTGACTGACCCAAGAG CCTTCCCGGAATCCGAGTCTCGGTTTCGTCTGACCATCTTTGTATGTACTGGAGTTGCTCTGGTTCTGCTGACCATACTCTTGGTGCTACTAATACTCTGTGTTAGGAACAGAAGTAGGTCGTCTGCTCTCTCTCTTGGGCCCGAATTTCCAGCTCCTGGTGATTATTGGTCTAACTATCGCCAGTGGGCAGGGACTGATTTTCCCGCGTCTGTCAAGCCTTACTATGACGCCGGTCAACCCTCAACATCGATGCATCCTGGCCATATGCGACCAGTTGGACAAGAACGATTGGTATGA
- the LOC139971628 gene encoding spermatogenesis-associated protein 17-like isoform X2, giving the protein MASHIRLQGRLNEIMTTVFQRNSVAEEKRSAENQAAVTIQAWFRAVRVQNYICHLHQSATLIQKHWRGHQGRRVYRILIRNLVFVMRHNYFNAMATKIQKMWRGFYVRKYVFDYYSRKQYLEGLIVKNEIIRREIKESREQKDADSLRKMELEAQRKLEDYAAKHRYLLSTEVVPGIYNSPFKPYPDEMEFVLRKVKPHPPEKAKPKRDNRSGKIIADSPPLPLTEPLPPIGQKLQGPFRAPGEVQMQRFKPFQPTLRVATSYTATEEARAAMKAKEWVMRVNDNIFEPFSQRDRKYEPLLHTTSNYGHLQYGTRFFRETAESKNISHERFQPVVSPIPVFDKLNDTYSKGTETVP; this is encoded by the exons ATGGCATCTCACATTCGATTACAAGGACGACTGAATGAAATTATGACAACAGTTTTTCAAAGAAACAG CGTGGCAGAGGAGAAGAGGTCTGCAGAAAACCAGGCGGCAGTCACAATCCAAGCATGGTTCCGAGCAGTCAGAGTACAGAATTATATTTGTCATCTCCATCAGTCTGCAACGCTGATCCAGAAGCACTGGAGAGGTCATCAGGGAAGACGTGTGTACAGAATCCTCATTAGAAACTTAGTCTTTGTCATGAGACACAATTATTTCAATGCAATGGCAACCAAG aTTCAGAAAATGTGGAGAGGCTTCTATGTAAGGAAATATGTATTCGACTATTATAGCAGAAAACAATACCTTGAGGGACTGAtagtgaaaaatgaaattataag GAGAGAAATTAAAGAATCAAGAGAGCAAAAGGATGCAGACAGCTTGAGAAAAATGGAGCTAGAGGCCCAGAGAAAGCTTGAAGACTATGCAGCAAAACACCGGTACCTTCTCAGCACAGAAGTG GTTCCAGGCATCTACAATTCTCCATTTAAGCCATATCCTGATGAAATGGAGTTCGTACTCAGGAAAGTAAAGCCCCATCCACCAGAGAAAGCCAAACCCAAAAGAGACAACAGATCTGGAAAGATCATTGCTGATAGTCCTCCATTACCACTGACAGAGCCTTTACCACCAATTGGTCAAAAACTGCAG GGTCCATTTCGTGCTCCAGGAGAAGTTCAAATGCAAAGGTTCAAACCTTTCCAACCAACTCTGAGGGTAGCAACTTCCTATACTGCAACAGAAGAGGCTAGGGCTGCCATGAAAGCCAAAGAGTGGGTGATGAGGGTGAATGATAACAT ATTTGAACCATTCTCACAGAGAGACAGAAAGTATGAGCCTCTTCTTCACACAACCTCCAATTATGGCCATCTACAGTACGGTACAAGATTTTTCAGAGAAACAGCTGAGTCCAAAAACATCAGCCATGAG AGATTTCAACCTGTGGTGTCTCCCATTCCAGTCTTTGATAAGTTGAATGATACTTACTCCAAAGGAACAGAAACGGTGCCataa